In the Hymenobacter sp. APR13 genome, CGCTGTCCGATTTGGAACCGCAGCTAGAGGTAAGCAAGCCGATGGTCAAACACAGAAGCAGCCGGTAGCAGGGATGCCTGCAAACGCGCAAGAATCTTATCATTGAATACTTAAGTTTGTTGACAGGTTGGCGTAGGCAGTGACTGATGACCCCTGCTGACCGCGACATTGTGGAAGAAGTTGATTTTCCGGCCGACTTAAGCGAGGTTGGCCGATTTATGCTTTATGCGACCGGGCTTGACTGGGCAGATAAGCTCATCAGGGGCACGCGCCACGGCCGGCAGGTGGTCGCGCCGCGCCCGAAACTTTTCGCCAAACTTTCGGGTCAACGAGACCGCTATCTGCCGGTAATCGTCGGCGGCGAGGTACACCAGCAGCGACTTGTCCATGGGTCGGGCGGCCACCGTGCGCACCGCGTCGGGGTCTACCGCCACCGAAGGCGAAAGGGCGCCATGTGGAGTCAGGCCGCTGCTGAGCAGCAACACCAGCCCGGCTCCGGCCCAAGCGACGCGCAACCTGATTGAGGGGTTTGGGTTCGTAGTGGGGCAGACGACAGTCATCGGAGCTAGGCGACGGCTGGTTCTGCCCGCGCTGGTTCCGCTCCGGCCTTGCGGCCGAAAGCCCAATACAGCGCGGGCATGCCCAGCAGGTTAAGCACCGTGGAGGTGATGACGCCCCCGAGAATAACCACCGACATGGGGTGCTCGATTTCAGAGCCCGGCTCGTTGCCGGCCAAGATGATGGGCAGCAGGGCCAGCACTGAGGTCAGGGCCGTCATGATAATGGGCGATATCCGCTCCAATGAGCCGCGGATAATCAGTTCCTTACCGAATGGCATGCCTTCCTCCACTTCCAGATGGCGGTAGTGGCTCACGAGCATGATGCTGTTGCGGGCCGCCACGCCCAGTACCGTAATAAACCCCACGATGGAGCCCAGCGAGAGCACCCCGCCGGTGAGAAACGCCGCCAGCAAACAGCCCGACACGGCGAAGAATAAGCTCAGAATCCCCAGTACGGCCAGGCGCACGGTGCCGAAGTCGGTGTAGAGTACCAGGAAGATACCGATGAGCGAGAGGCAGACCAGCAGGGCCATGCGGTTCTGCGAGGCCTGTCGCTCGGCGTACTCGCCCAGGATTTCGGGGTGGTAGCCGGCGCCGAAGGCCACGCCGTCCACCTGCGCCTGCACGTCGCGGGCCACCGAGCCCAGGTCGCGGCCCCGCACGTTGAGCGTTACGTCGATGCGGCGCGACGAGGCCTCGCGGGTAATTTCGTTGGGCGTGGGCACGATGCGCACGTCGGCCACCTCGCGTAGGGGCACGGCCCCGCCACCAGGCAGGCCGATGAGCAGCTCGCGCACGGCCCCGAAGTCGGCGCGCATGGCTGGCTGGCCCCACACGGCTACGTCGAAAATCTTTTGCTCCTGGTAGATTTCGCCCACCTTCCGGCCCTTCACCACGGTGCTGATGGCCTGCAGCACCGTGCCGGGATTCAGACCGAATCGGGCCGCGGCTTCGGGCTTCATCTTCACCTGAATCTGGGGCACGAGCGTCTGCTGCTGCACTTTGAGGTCCACCACGCCCTCTACGCCTTCGAGCTTGCTGCCCACTTCCTTGGCCTTGGTGTAAAGCTGGTCGAGGTCGGGGCCGAAGATGCGCACCACGATGGTGGCCGAGGTACCGGTCAGCACTTCCTTGATGCGCTCGCGCAGGTAGGTCAATAGGTCGCGGTACAGGCCGGGGTAGCCGTCGACCACCGTCTGGATTTTGGCCACGGTGGCCTCATAGTCCACCTTGGGGTCGACGGAAATCCACAATTCGGTAAAGTTGGGACCCACCACCTCGTCGGCTACTTCCGCCCGGCCGATGTGGGCCCCGAAGTTGCGCACGCCGGGAATGGCGCGCAGCTCCTTGCTGGCCCGCACCGTGATGCGCGACATGGCCTGCAGCGAGGTGCCGGGCTTCTCTACCCAGTGCATGAGAAAATCGTACTCCTTGAAGTTGGGCAGAAACTCCTGGCCGAAAAACGGCAGCGTGAGCATGGAGATAACCGCGGCTGCCGTCAGCGACCAGGCCACGCGCTTGGGCCGGGCCAGCAGGGTGGGCAAGATGCGGGCGTAGTGCCGTTTGAGCCAGGCCACCACCGGCGCATCTTTCGACTTTTTCTCCGCCGCCTTAGGCAGCAGAATCAGGGCCAGGGCCGGCGTCAGGGTCAGGGCCACAAACAGCGAGGCCAGAATGGCCAGCACGTAGGCAAAGGCCAGCGGCTGGAAAAACGCCCCCGACAAGCCCGGCAGCAGGAAAATGGGCAGCAGCACCAGCGCCACGATAACCGAGCCGTAAATCACGGCCGAGCGTACCTCCATGCTGGCCTCGTACACCACCGCAAAGGCCGTTTTAGGCGAGCCGGCCTCGTGATTCAGCCGCAGGCGGCGCATGATGTTTTCCACGTCGATAATGGCGTCGTCCACGACTTCGCCCAGGGCAATGATGAGGCCGGCCAGCACCATCGTGTCGATGGTTTTGCCGGAGTAGCGTAACGCTAACGCCGCCGCGATGAGCGAGGTGGGCAACGCCAGCGCACTGATGAGGGCCGTGCGCCACTCGTACAGAAAAAACAGCAGCACCAGCACCACCAGTACGCAGCCGATGAGCAGGGACTTGTTCAGGTTGCTGAGCGACATTTCAATAAAGGTCGCCGGCCGGAAGATGGTCGAGTCGATTTCCAGCCCCTTCAAACCGGGACGCATGGCATTTAGCGCGGCTTCCACCTGCTGGGTCACGGCCAGGGTGTTGGCTCCCGGCTGCTTTTCCACGATGAGCAGCAGGCCGGCCCCGTCGTTAATTACGGCGTCGCCGATGGGGGCGGGAAAGCCCTCGACCACCTGCGCCACTTCGCCCAGCTTCAGGCTCACGCCGTTGCGGAACGTGACGGGCATCTGGGCTAGGTCAGCAGCGGACTGGATGGCCGAGCTTTGCGACACGGCCAGGCGCTGGTTGGGCGAATCGATAAAACCGCCGCCGGCCAGCGCGGTAGCGTCGGCCGCCGCCTTTTCTACTTCGGCCAAGGTCAGACCCAGGGTGCGCAGCTGCTCGGGGTTCACCAGCACCTGCAACTGCCGGTCGCGCTGCCCCCAGATGGCTACGTTGGCCACGCCGGGCACGGCCATCAGGCGGGGGCGGATGCTCCAGCGGGCCAGCGTGGTCATCTCCACCTGGGTCAGACTATCTGACGACACCCCAATTTTCAGCACCCGGCTCGTCGAGGACAAGGGTGAAAGCATCACCGGAGGCCGGGCTACGCCGGGCAGGGTAGGGGCCACCCGTGCCAGCCGCTCCTGCACCGCCTGCCGGGCGTTGTTGATGTCGGTGCCTTGAGGGAAGTACAGCACCACCGACGAGAGGCCCAGCACCGATTTGGAGCGGATTTTCTTGACCTCGGGCGTGCCGTTCAGGGCGTTTTCCAGCGGCACGCTCACCAGGGCTTCCACCTCGGCGGTGCTCAGGCCGGGGGCTTCGGTCTGCACTTCCACGTAAGGCGGCGCAAACTCCGGAAACACATCCAACGGGGTGTTACGCACCACCTGCAGCCCTGCTGCCAGCAATACGCCAAACAGGATGACTACCACCAGCCGTAGTCGCAGCGCCGATTCTATTATCCACTTCATCGCTTAGTGGCTGCCGCCAAATTCGGTTCCGAATAACTCCGCCGCACCGTCGGTCACGACTTCGGCGCCGGCTTTCACGCCCCGCGAGATGACCACCTGGTCCCCCACTGCCCGTTGCACCTCCACTCGCTGGCGGACGTACTGCAAGGGCTTGGTGCGCACGTACACCCACTGCCCGCCCGAGGCGTCGTAGAGTAGTGCGGCCGTAGGCACAGTCAGCGCCGCCGTACTGGTAGCCGCACCCGTCATACCATTTGTGGCGCCGCTGGCCGCGTTGCCCAGCGTCACGTCCACGGCCACCCGCTCGCCGGGGCGAAAGGCCTCGTCGGTGTTGTCAATCTCGTAGAACACATCGGCCGTGGCCGTGCCCGCCGTGCCCCCAATGGTGGGCGCTTCCACCGGCCGCGCTTGCCGGGCCGCGCCGCCGTTCAGGGGCCGCACGGTCACTGCCTGGTCCTTGCCCAGGCGGCGCAAGTCGCCCACGAACAGCGGTACCCGCACCCACACCTTGTTCAAGGAGGCCAGTTCCAGCAGCACGGTGTTGGCCGTCACCAGCGAACCCGGCGCGACCGTGACGCGCTGCACTACCCCGCTCAACGGTGCTTTGATGGGCAGGCTCTGCCCGCCGCCGGTGTTGCCGTTCAGAGCACCCTGTCGGGCCCGGGCATCGGCCAGGGCCCGCTGGGCCAGGGCCACGTCGGCGCGGGCATCATCGCGGGCGCGCACGCTGCCCGCGCGGTCAGCCAGCAGGGCCTCGGCCCGTTGCAGGCGCGCCTGGGCTACCTGCAGCTGGGTGCGGGCCTGGGTGGTGCCTTGGTCCAGCGTGAGCAGGTCGCGCTCGGCGGGCAGTGCCA is a window encoding:
- a CDS encoding efflux RND transporter permease subunit is translated as MKWIIESALRLRLVVVILFGVLLAAGLQVVRNTPLDVFPEFAPPYVEVQTEAPGLSTAEVEALVSVPLENALNGTPEVKKIRSKSVLGLSSVVLYFPQGTDINNARQAVQERLARVAPTLPGVARPPVMLSPLSSTSRVLKIGVSSDSLTQVEMTTLARWSIRPRLMAVPGVANVAIWGQRDRQLQVLVNPEQLRTLGLTLAEVEKAAADATALAGGGFIDSPNQRLAVSQSSAIQSAADLAQMPVTFRNGVSLKLGEVAQVVEGFPAPIGDAVINDGAGLLLIVEKQPGANTLAVTQQVEAALNAMRPGLKGLEIDSTIFRPATFIEMSLSNLNKSLLIGCVLVVLVLLFFLYEWRTALISALALPTSLIAAALALRYSGKTIDTMVLAGLIIALGEVVDDAIIDVENIMRRLRLNHEAGSPKTAFAVVYEASMEVRSAVIYGSVIVALVLLPIFLLPGLSGAFFQPLAFAYVLAILASLFVALTLTPALALILLPKAAEKKSKDAPVVAWLKRHYARILPTLLARPKRVAWSLTAAAVISMLTLPFFGQEFLPNFKEYDFLMHWVEKPGTSLQAMSRITVRASKELRAIPGVRNFGAHIGRAEVADEVVGPNFTELWISVDPKVDYEATVAKIQTVVDGYPGLYRDLLTYLRERIKEVLTGTSATIVVRIFGPDLDQLYTKAKEVGSKLEGVEGVVDLKVQQQTLVPQIQVKMKPEAAARFGLNPGTVLQAISTVVKGRKVGEIYQEQKIFDVAVWGQPAMRADFGAVRELLIGLPGGGAVPLREVADVRIVPTPNEITREASSRRIDVTLNVRGRDLGSVARDVQAQVDGVAFGAGYHPEILGEYAERQASQNRMALLVCLSLIGIFLVLYTDFGTVRLAVLGILSLFFAVSGCLLAAFLTGGVLSLGSIVGFITVLGVAARNSIMLVSHYRHLEVEEGMPFGKELIIRGSLERISPIIMTALTSVLALLPIILAGNEPGSEIEHPMSVVILGGVITSTVLNLLGMPALYWAFGRKAGAEPARAEPAVA
- a CDS encoding efflux RND transporter periplasmic adaptor subunit is translated as MYFPKFTFSLLAASRCLALSGLLCGAVACGKAEKPKAVSPSEVANPVKESDLTTVTITADAEKRLGIKTVAVKTDNVQATREVGGEIQAVPGQAVTIVAPVQGTLRGGASLTAGQRVRQGQTLYQLVALPAERDLLTLDQGTTQARTQLQVAQARLQRAEALLADRAGSVRARDDARADVALAQRALADARARQGALNGNTGGGQSLPIKAPLSGVVQRVTVAPGSLVTANTVLLELASLNKVWVRVPLFVGDLRRLGKDQAVTVRPLNGGAARQARPVEAPTIGGTAGTATADVFYEIDNTDEAFRPGERVAVDVTLGNAASGATNGMTGAATSTAALTVPTAALLYDASGGQWVYVRTKPLQYVRQRVEVQRAVGDQVVISRGVKAGAEVVTDGAAELFGTEFGGSH